A window of Primulina tabacum isolate GXHZ01 chromosome 4, ASM2559414v2, whole genome shotgun sequence contains these coding sequences:
- the LOC142541829 gene encoding putative mitochondrial protein AtMg00820 — MKDELDAMDTNNTWSAVPLPLGKQTINCRWVYKIKHNSDGSIARYKARLVAKGYTQQEGVDFFEIFSPVAKLATIKTVIELAASQNWHLALLDVNNAFLNGDLSEEVYMDLPQ, encoded by the coding sequence ATGAAAGATGAACTCGATGCCATGGACACAAATAACACTTGGTCAGCGGTTCCACTTCCTCTGGGCAAACAAACCATCAATTGTCGTTGGGTATACAAAATAAAACACAACTCTGATGGTTCGATTGCTCGATATAAAGCTCGGTTAGTGGCCAAGGGCTACACTCAACAAGAAGGCGTGGACttctttgaaatattttctccagttgcaaaaTTAGCCACAATTAAAACTGTTATTGAATTAGCAGCAAGCCAAAATTGGCATCTCGCCCTATTAGATGTCAATAACGCATTCCTAAATGGTGACCTTTCTGAAGAAGTCTATATGGATCTTCCACAGTGA